The Tautonia plasticadhaerens nucleotide sequence CGGAGAAGGGCCGGGCGGTCGGCCTCAGCGGAGGTCGGAGGCGGCCTCGGGGTCGAGCAGCCAGGTGACCCGGTCGCCGGCCGATCGGAGCAGCGAGCCGGGGACCTCGGCGGTGATCGGCCCGGAGAGGGACCGGGCCACGGCCTCGGCCTTGTTCAAGCCGAAGGCGAGGACGAGGATCGACCGCGCGGCCAGGATCGAGGCCGTGCCCATCGTCAGCGCCCTGCGGGGGACGTGCTCCTCGCCGCCGAAGTCCTTCGCCGCGTCGGCGATGGTCGTCGGGTGCAGGGAGACGGGCCGGGTGGGCAAATCGAGGGCGCGGTCGACGGCCATCCCGTCGGGCTCGTTGAAGCCGACGTGGCCGTTGCGGCCGAGGCCGAGCAGTTGCAGGTCCAGGCCCCCTTCGGCGGCGATCCAGCGGTCGTACGCCTCGCCGTAGGCCTCCAGGGCCGACTCGGGCACGGTGCCGTCGGGCAGGTGGGCCCGGTTCGGCGCCAGGTCGACCTTCGAGAACAGGTGCCGGTGCATGTAGGACCGGTAGCTCCGCGGGTCGAGGGGGGACATGGGGTAGTATTCGTCGAGGTTGAAGCTGGTCACCCCGGCGAGGGAGAGGCCGTCGGCCTCGTGCAGCCCGACCAGCCGTTCGTAGACCGGGATCGGCGTTCCGCCGGTCGCCAGGCCGAGCACGGCCTTGCCCCGGGCGTCGGTCGCCGCTCGGATCGTCGCCGCGATCCGATCGGCCGCGGCCAGGCAGGCGAGGGAGCGGTCGTCGAAGATCAGGACCGGGGCGCCGTGGGATTCGAGGGTGCGGGCGGGGTCGGGCATCGTTCTCGGTCGGGTTGGTGGGATGCGTGGCCGGACGGTCCGGGCCCGGCGGTCGGGTGGGGAGGCTCCAGCATACGGCAGCGATCACCGGGGAGGGAACCCCGCCCCGGGGTCCTATGCGGCGGCGGATCTCGCCCGTAGAATGGAGCCAGGCCGGGCCGGGCCATTGAACCTGATCGAGGCACCGCCGATGGCGCGATTGCGGATCCGCTATCCCCTGCCGGGCGACCCGCCCGGGCACTGGAGCGGCGAGCTGAGGCGGGAGGACGAGGTCCCCGAGCTCGGCCAGGACATCGAGCTCACCGCCGGGGAGGGCCCCCGCCGGGGCCGGGTGGTGGCCATGCTCTTCAAGGCCACCCTGGCGATCGCCGGGATCGACGCCGACATCTTCGTGACCGGCTCCGGCCCCGACTCGCCGCCGCCGGCCCTCTTCTGCCGGGCCGACGATCCGCAGTCCCCCGCACCTTGAGCGCCGGGGGCGGGATGGCCCCGGCCCGGACGGGTGGGCCGGGCCGGGCCGGGCTCAGGCCGTCGCCGGGAGGACCTCCCGGACGCTCTCCGGGTCGAGGTGGCCGCCGAGGATGCCGAGGGCGACCTGGATGGGGTCGCTGGCCATCAGGTCCGCCCGCGAGGGGTCGAAGGCCTCGATCCGGAACAGCTCGACGCCGGCGGCGTGCTCGTCGGCCCGGGGGGAGCGGCCGCCGGCGATCCGGTGGCCCTCGGACCACTCCCGGGTCAGGGCGGCGTAGGCGCGGCCGAGGTGGTTGCAGAACTCGGTGTAATCGGTCAGCTTCACCTGGGAGGCGTGGCAGTTGATCGCCCACTCCTTGGTGCGCTCAGCCTGCTCGTCGTAGGTGAAGAAGGCGTTGGGTTGGGGGAGCGGGCCCCAGGGGGTCCAGCCGCTGAGGACCAGCGCGTCGGACAGCCCGGCGCCGATCAGGCCGATGGCGGCGAAGCACCGGGTCATCCGGTGGGCCATGTGGGCGTCGGTGGCCGGGGGGATGATCAGGGCCCCCGGCTTGCGCTGGTCGAACCAGCCGACGATCTTGTCGAGGTCGGCGGCGGTGGGGCGGTAGCCGGGGGACCGGTAGGCGTCCAGGTCCCAGCAGACGGGCTCGGCGCCGAGCACGTCGCACTCCAGGCGGAACTCCTTCTCGCGGACCGTGACCTTCTTCTGGTTGTTCAGCCAGGGGGCGTCGACGTTGCGCTCCCCGGCGAAGACCAGGACCTCGATGACCGGGAGGCCGCGTTCGACGGCGAACTCGTGGAGCAGGCAGGCGGCGGTGATGGCCCCGTCGTCGGGGTGCGGGCACATCATCACCAGCGGGCGGTCGGACTTGACCACGCGCCGGAGCGGCTCCCGGAGGTCGACGAGCTGGCCGTGCGCCCCGCTGGCGAGGACGATGCGGAGCAGGTCCTCGTAGACGGGCTTCCAGCGGGTGCAGTTGTCGGACAGGTGGGGATCGGGTTGCATGGTCCTGCCAGGACTCCGGCGCGGCGTCTCGGTCGCCTCGGGGGTGGGAGAGGGGGGGGGGTCCGTCGTCGAGCGTCGGCCGGCCGTCGAGGGCGTCAGGTCCGATCGGTCCGGCCACCCGGCTTCGATGAATTGTTCATGAGCAAGGGGATGCGACGGCCCGCGCCTCCGCCGACACTCCTCCATTGTGGGATCCACTCGCCGGCGAGTCAACGCGCGATCCCGCATGGGACGCGGGCCGACGCTCCCCCGGGGGCCGTCGTTCTGGTAGGGTGGATGAGGACCGTCGGCCCTCCCGTCCTCGACGCCCTCCCGGGAGCCCCCGCCATGTCGACCGCCTCGCCGATCGCCGCCGATCTCCGGCCCGACGACCCCGAGCCCTTCACCGAGGTCGTCGACGGCCAACTCGTGGAGCTGCCCCCCATGGGGACCGAATCCGTCTGGGTCGTGTCTCGGATCCAGTTCCGAATCGCCGCATTCGCCGACGAGCAGACTCCCGGCTCGGTCGTGAGCGAGATGCTCTTCACGCTGCGGAAATCCCCCCTGCTCCGCCGCCGCCCCGACGTCGCCTTCGTCTCGGCCGGGCGATGGCCGCTCGACCGGCCGATCCCCCGGGACAACGGCTGGGAGGTGGTGCCCGACCTCGCCGTCGAGGTCGTCAGCCCGACCGACCCGATCGAGGACGTGATGGACCGGGTCCTCGACTTCCTGGCCGCCGGGTCGACCCGGGTCTGGCTCGTCCTGCCGAAGCCCCGGCAGGTCTACGTCTACGACAGCCCGACGTCGATCCGGGTGCTCGGGCTCGACGACGAGCTGGACGCCGAGCCGGTCTTGCCGGGGTTCCGGTGCCCGGTCGCCTCGATCTTCCCGCCGATGGCGGGGCCCCCGGCCTGAAGCGGGCCGGATCAGAGGTGCTCGACCCAGGCCTCGGCCTCGTCGGTGGCCCGGTTCATCCGCAGTTCGACTTCCCGGCGGTAGTGCTCGATGCCCTCGCGGTCGACGTCGGCGGGGACGGCCACCGGGGGGGGGACGACGCAGCAGGCCGGGCGTCCCGGGCCGGGGACGGCGAAGCGGTCCCAGCTCTTCGCCCGCCAGGGGCGGCGGAAGGCCATCCCGGCGCCGACGATCGGCCAGCCGGTTTTGGCCGAGAGGTAGATCATCCCCTGGTGGACGTGCCGGCGGGGCCCCCGGGGGCCGTCGGGGGTGACGCAGAGGTGGCCCCGGTCGATCCGGGCGATCATCTCCTTCAGCGCCCGGGCCCCCCCCCGGGTGGTCGACCCCCGGACGACGCCGAAGCCCAGTTTCTTGACGACCCGCGTGATGTACTCGCCGTCCCGGTGGTCGCTGATGAGGATCTGCATCTCCGGCCAGGCCCAGTAGTAGGCCGGGAAGAGCATGACCTCGTGGAAGAAGGCGTAGATGTAGCGGGTGCCCAGCCGCCGGGCGACCTCCGGGTTGGCCATCGGGTCCTCGTACCGGAAGTGGAACCGGTTCGAGCCGACCAGGCGACGGATCGCCCACGCCCCGGCGCTGCCGACCGCCGAGAACAGCAAGGGATGCTGGATCTTCATGGCCTCGGCCTCCGTGCCCCCCCGATCGTCCGGACCCCGGGCGAGGGAGCCTACCCGACCGGGCGATTCCGGGCCAGATCACTCGGGATGGGGGTCTCATCTCGGGTCGACTCGATGCGAGGTCGTCGGGGTCCCGGGGTGGCCGGGCTCGGGCCGACCCCGGCCACCCCAGGGGCCGGCGTTCCCCTCAAGTCGTCTCCAGGACCGGGTCTCCGGGGGATTGGCTTCGATTCGAAACCCTCGCCGGGCCGGGTCCGTCGGGCCGGTCGGCCGGGGGTCGAGTGGGGTCGATCGGAGCCCATCGGGGGCCGCCCGGCGGGCCCGGGGGAGGGCCCGGGGACGCCCGGCGCGGAGGATCCCCGAGGACGGGCCCGGAGGGGACCTGTCGGGGCGATCGGGTCGGGGCGGGATCGGGTGCGGCTCGGGGCGGATCGATCGGGGAGGCGGCCGATCGCCGAGGGCTCCGGGGCGGGCCCTCAGGAGCGTCGGGCGGCGGCGGCCAGGGCACGCCGGGCCCGCCGGTTGTTCGGCGTCGAGCGATCCCGGAGGCGGTCGGCGATCGAGGCCGGGGCCGTCGTCGGGAGCGTCGGGGACGCGACCCGGACCCGGCCCGGCTCCGAGACCATCGGCGCCGGGCTCGGGCTCGGGCTCGGCGTCCGGTTCGGGTTGGGGCTGGGGTTCGGGCTGGGATTCGGGCTCGGGGTCGGGTCGGGAGAGGTGGACGCGGGGGCCGATCGGGGCTCGGGGATGACGGTCGCCGGTGTCGGCCGGGGCCACCGGGCCGTTCGGTCGGGGCGGGGGCCGGGGGGGCCATCGGGGGTCGGCCTCGTGGAGGCGGGGGCCGACGGGGACGGGGCCCGGGCGGCCTCGGCCTGGAGCCGTCGCAGCTCGTCGCGGTTGCGGGCGACCTGGCGGCGGGCGTCGGCCGCGTAGCGTTCCAGCAGGCGGACCTCGGGCGACCGATCGGGGTCGAGCCCGGCCTCGGCGGCCTCGCGGTGGCGGGCGTCCCGGGCGTCGAGGTAGCCCTCCAGCCGGGCCTTGAGCGCCTCGACGCCGTCTCGGGCCAGCTCCAGGCCGGGCCCGGCGGTGCCGTCGGCCGGGTCCAGGTCCCAGGGGCCCGAGTGCCGACGGCCCTCGACCGGCACGCCCAGCAGGTCCAGGGCGAGGAACCAGACCTCCGGCGTCCACCCGTCGAGCCGGGCCACCTCGGCGGCCACGTCCCCCCAGCGCTCGACCAGCCAGAGGACGCCGTGCCTCGACTGCAAGAGCTTCGGCTGGATGACCTCCGGGGCGTCGGCCAGCCTGGCGGCCAGGGCGGCGACCTCGGCCGACCGGTCGTCGTCCCAGCTCTCGGCGGCCCGCTCGGCCGCCTCGGCCCGGGCGGCGAGGATGCGACACCTGCAGGCGTCGAGCCGGACCGACTCGGCGCAGAACTGCTCGAAATGCCACTGCTGGGCCTCCCCGACCGGCCGATACGCCCCCTTCCAGGCGGCCATCCGATCGGCGATGGCCTTCGCCATCAACGCCGGTGGCGTGCTCGGCAGCCGGGACAGCCCGTGCGAGGTGGCGTTGCGGGAGGCCCGCTGCTTCCCCCCCGCCGACCGGGGCCCGGTGGACTTGAGGCTGTTGATCCGGTTGGCGATCGTCTGCTTCAGGCTGGCCATGGTGCGGGTCCAGGATGGGGGCTCGGGGTTCGGCCTGGGGATCGGCGCGCCAGGCACACGAGCCCCATACCCTTAACCATCGAGGAAATCGCCGGCCGTAGTCACTTTTCCCGGACAATCGGCGCAGGCCGAGAGACGCGACCTCGCCGGTCGGTGTCGTGTCGTCCGGTGGCATTGGGACCTTTCCCCGCGGATCGGGGCATCCCCAGGCGGGGTTGCCGGGGGTGCGGCGGCCGTGGACCTGGGGCGAGCGCCGGGCGATGATACAGCCGATCACGGCCGAATCCGTCGAATCATCGAGGATCCGGCCGCTCACCCAAGATCGATCCGAGGTGATCGAATCCCCTCAGACACTCCAGGCAACCAGGAGACCCGGGAGGTAATCGATGTTCGAGCCCGTCATCGCGGTGGCCATCATCCTCGCGGTCGTTTCGCTGTGGAGCGTCTCGCAATCGCTCGAACGGATCGCGAAGGATCTCCGGATCATCGCGGGCCGCGACGACTCGAAGCCACAGGCCGAGGATCCGGAAGAACTCGCCGACGCCTGACCTCGCGCCCAGCAGGCCCGGCCCGCCGCAGCGACGGTGGCGGGCGACCCGGGATCAGGCCCGTCGCCCCGCCCTTCGGGAGAGCCGGCCCGCCGCCAGGACGGCCGGCAGGGCGAGCAGCGCGAGGCTCGACGGCTCGGGGATGGCGGTCGAGGCGGTGAAGGTCGCCGGCCCTTCCAGCGAGGACACGGTGATCGGGCCGAGCGTCGTCGCGATCCCGTTGAAGGCGGCGAACAGGATCGGGGCCGGGTCGACCACCGGCCCGAACGGGCCCGTGAGGTCGAAGGAGGAGAAGCCCGGATCCTCGACATCGATGAGGTCGGAGATCGTCGACAGGTCGGGCACCCGACCGAGGGAGAACCCGGCCCCCTGCCTGGTCTGGTTGACGAAGACGAGCATCTCCTCGTCGATCGTGCCGGAGCCCACGCCCTCGATCGAGATGGAGGCGACGAGGGCCTGCACGGCGAAGACGACGTCGTCCCCGTTCGGGCCCACCCCGTCGATCCGGGTCACGTCGTCGGCGTCCGCGAGGACCTCGATCACGAAGCTCGAGTCGTCGAACGGGTTGCCGGCGACGGAGCCGCTGGCGAGGCCCGAGATCGAATACGTGACGGTCGCCGAAACCGCCGAGTCCGAGACGAACAGCGTCAGCGCCAGGGCGATCGGGAGCGATCGGGCCATGATCCTGTCCTCCTGGGAGTCGGGCACTCCGCCCGCAAACGCCCCGGCACGGCCGGGTCGCCCCGACACCCTAATGGGCCCGACCGCCTTGGGCAACCAGCAATGGCACCGACGTTGTCGTCATGCAACGCCCCGCGGGTGGCCCGGACACCGTCCGCGGTGTCCGGGTCGCGAAGCGACACGAGGCGGTCGGAGGGGTCGGCCCGGAGGACGCCCCTCGCTCGTCCACGGCCCTCTTGCGGCTGCGCCGCCCGGTACCGGGGACGGTGTCGGGGCCACCCGCGAAGATCGGATGTTCCTTGGATATCAGGGTAGAGCTTCTACCTCCCCTTCTTCCTCGATGATGCTGTCATCTTCCTCCTCATCCCCGAGGACAGCACTCTGCTCCAGTGCCGCCTGCTCTTCAAGCCATTTACTCCTGAGCTGGGGATCATCTCGCATGGCGTTTTCGAGTGTGAGTGTCTCCTTGTACTCCCTAGCCTCCGCTGTCAATGTCCACCTCGCTTGGAGGCCCATCTCGTCGAGAGCTGCTTTGATGGCGTGAATCCCGACTCGGAAGAACTCCTTCCGCCGATTAACTTTGTTAACCTGCATCGGGAGAAACTTCCTGTGGAGCGAAGCCTCAAGGGCTGGGGCATCCTCCGAATAGATCATCGCATGGACATCGAAACCGAATGGGACAGAGGCGTTGCCGAGTTCTCGGACCCGGTCCATGGGCTCCAGTCTCCGGGTGAGCCCGATCTTGAAGACGTCGCCTCCAAACGATCCAGGATTCGATATTATGTACACATGCCCACATTTTGTCTGCTGAGCCATGGATACGGCCCTTCTATTCTTCTCTTCCGCATCCGCGAGCTTCGCGCTTAGTTCATTGAGTCGAGCCTCGTACACTCCCTTCTCTTCAATGGTCGCATGCTCGAATTCGAGTCTGGCCTGCTCCAGTGCCCTTGATAGAAGCTCCTCGTCCCGACGTGCCTGCTTGAGTGCCCGTTCGAGTTCCTTCCTCGCCTTCTCCTCCTCGCGAACCTGCTCCCTGATGGCCCGCTGCTCCTCGCGTTGCTTGTCCTTTAATCGCTGGATGGCTACGGCCCACTTGTATTCGTCGAGCCTGGATTCGAGGAACTCCCCGTGGATTCTCGCCCCCTTGAACACGTTTCCATTATGGTTTACCAGCGAGAACACATCTTTAATTTCCTGGATCTGCTTCCCTTGGTTGGAAGGCTTGACCCGTGACAGGATGGAGTCAACCTTGCCGTTGAAGGCGCTGAGGACGAAGTTGATCGCGTAGTCTCGCTTCCACCCCGGCGGATAGTTGCAATCGGCGGCCTCGCCGCTCTCCTCCATGATCCTGGTGCGTTGCCTGGCCAGTTTCAAGCGCTCGCCGGCTTTGTGGAATCCGAATTCATCAGCGAGTTCGTCAAGAAGATGGGAAGCCGGTACCGCATACGTGCCCAGATAGCCGTCCACCGTATTCTTGTATGCTTGTACCGTATCCGCATAATGGTCATGAAGCCGAAGTGACTCATATGCTTTGTCGGCAATCGCCTCAGCCCGCTTATCAGCCATCATCCTGATCTCGGCCGCATAATCTACGGCCAAAGCCAACGTCTCCTCGACCTTTCGGGTCTTCTCCTTGGCCTCCTTCCTCGCCTCGCGGGTGATTTCCTTTGCCTTGGATTCGGCTTCTTCGAGGAGTGCTGCGGATTGGGCCTTTGTGACTCGGAGAGACTCTTTGGCGCCAGCCGCCATTCCCTCCGCCTCGCGGGTTAGCTCTTGCATCCGAGTCGCCGCACGTTCTTCCGCTCCGGCGATCAGTTGGTCGGCCCGAACTTGGGCAGCTTTCATCTTAGCTTCGGCACGAGCTTTCAACTGCTTACATTTTTTAATTATATTTGGTATATTTCTTATCCGATCTAGCTCTGTCAGTTCCTGTCGCATTGCCTCCTGTTCTTTATTGAGGCGTGCGATCATAGTCTCGAGGTCTTGCTTCTTTAGCATTCCATAGAGACCGAACGCGATCGAAGCGAGAGAAACCAACCCAAGAAGTGCGTACAACATAATTGTTACCCCTCTTTGCAATGACGTCGAGCACTCCAGTGCAATTTCAAACTAGCCCATGCATCCAGACAACAAATCGGCAGGGTGGCACTGGCGAGGAGTCTTGATCTGGGTGCCACTGGCTCCTTCAGTGCCGAGTGGACGCAGACACTGGCGGAGCCAGTGGCACCCTGTGTGGGTGGCACTTGTCGGTGGCCGACTCTGGGGGCATGCCACCAATGGCACCCTCCACGCGTGTGAGTCGTTCGCGCGATCCGGGATGAGTGACCCCCGATTCAGGGCTCCAGGACGCGGTAGCGCTCGCCGAAGAAGGGGCGGCCCTCGATGCGGAACTTGTTGGCGAAGTTGGTCTGGAGTTGCCAGGCGTCGCCGGATTCGACGCGGGACTCGTCGATGGGCTCGAAGGCGGGGTGGGGGGTCAGCAGGTCGAGGATCTCGCGGAAGTACTCCTCCACGTCGGTCATCACCCGCAGCTCGCCGCCGAGCTTGACGACCTTCGAGGCGCGGTCGACGAACCGGGCGTTGACGACCCGGCGCTTGCGGTGCCGCTTCTTCCACCAGGGGTCGGGGAAGTAGACGTGCAGGATCTCGACCGAGCGGTCGGGCACGAAGTCGTCGAGGAACTTCTGGGCGTCGCCGGCCACGACCCGGACGTTGTCGAGCCCCGCCTTGACGGCCCTCGCCGCCGAGATGATCGCGTATTTCTTCGCCAGCTCGACGCCGACGAAGTTGGTCCCCGGCTGCTCGGCCCCGGCGTGGGCGAGGAAGACGCCCTTGCCGGGGCCGACCTCCAGCTCGACGGGGCGGTCGTCGCCGAAGAACTCGGGCCAGCGCAGCGGGGGGGTCAGGTCGTCCAGCAGGGAGAACGTCCCCGTCGTGTCGACGAGGGATCGGCGTCGGGGCATGGCGGGGGGGACCGTCGGGCCTGGTTCGGTTGGCGGAGGGGGGTGGAAGAAACCCCGATCGTACCGCAATCCGGCCCGGGCTTCCACGCGACCGGCGCCCCCGGCAGGGCCGTTTCATTCTCATCTTGGAGTTGACAGGAGTTCGATTGCCTCCTCGGGGTGACAGACGTAATGCCTCGTCGCGGCGGCCGCGTTCCGATGGCCCGACCGGCCCAGGCAGAAGATGATCACGTTGCGCGGGATCGCCATGACTTGGGCCGAGCCGCCCCTGCGGATCCGGCTGGCGTCCTCGCGGGACGTCCCGTCGCGGACGCCGTGCAGCCCGTTCTCGATCCCCCGGTGGGCCCGCGTCAGCCGGAGCAGTTCCGCCGCGTCGGCCCGCTCGGGGCCCAGGCTGGTGATCCCCAGGACCACCTCGGCCTCGACCTTCCCGCCCACCTTGCGGACCCGTCTCAGCCGGAAGACCCGCACGCGGCCCGGCCAGTCCGAGCCGAGGTACTCCCCGAGCGCGGCGGTCACCTCGATCGACCGCTCCTCGATCCGCCCATGCCCCTTGTCGATCTGGCGGGCCCGCTCGAATCCGGCCTCACGACGGGCGGCCTGCCGGGGGGGAAAGCCCGGGCGGGGGCCCGGCGAAGGCGGCCTCGATGGCGCGGGCCAGCGTCGGCTGGTTCTCCTTGACCGGCAGGACGTAGTCGCCGCCCCGCGCCACGATCGCCTGACAGACGTCGCGGCGCGTGAACATCGCGTCGGCGGTGACGACCGTGCCGGACAGCGGCAGCACCCCCAGCAGCTCCAGGGCGGCCTTGTGCTCGTTGGTCTTGGCGTCGACCCGCAACCGGGCCAGCACCGCCCGGGCCCGCGGGGCGTAGGCGGCGACCAGGTGGGCCCCGGGGGCCGCCCCGTCGCGGCTGCCCCGGGCGGCCTTGCCGTCCAGGGCGATGTGCTCGGCCGCCTCGTCGGGCCCCAGCCGGCCGCGGATCCAGCCGGCGACCCGGGCCTCGAAGTCGGCCGCGTCGATGCGGCGGAAGACGCGCGAGTAGGTGGCCTTGCAGAGGCCCTTGCGGGTGGTGAAGCCGAGCTGCTGCAGGAAGTCCCAGCCGCGTTGCTTGCCGTGCTGGACGATGGCCTCGTAGCCGGCCATGCCGGCGAGCATGGCGACGACGGCCAGGGCGAGCAGGGCGGGCAGCGGATGACGCGTGCCCCGGCGCCGACGCGGATCAGGGATGTCCTGAAGGAGTTCCATCAGCGGGGGCTGGGCTTCCATGCCTGGGTCCTGATGAGGCGGCCTCCCGATGTCATCGGCCACACCGGATGGATATAACCCCGGCCGGTCATTGACGCTAGTCCAGAAGGAAACCGCCCTGGCGCCCCCGGGCTCAGCGGCCCGACCAGAGCACCGACCCGGGGCGGTCGAGCCCGAGCCGGGCCTCCTCCGAGGGCCGGGCGCAGCCGCCGGGGTGCGGCGGGGGGTCGAGGCGGGGGACCCGGGGGGTGCCGAGCCGTCGGGCCAGGGTGCGGACCCGGGCGATCGCCCGGGTCATGGCCTCGTAGTCGACCTCGTGGACCTCGACCGGCCGGCCGACGGCGGGGACCATCGTCAGGGTGAGCCGGCCGCCGAGGTGCTGCCGGAACTCCTCCAGGCCGAGGAAGAGGTGGTCGGTGTCGTCCAGCGAAGGGTCGTCCAGCGGCAGGTTCAGGTCGGCCAGGCAGCGGACGACCCGGTCGGCGACGCCCGGATCGAGGCCGAGCACGAGGGAGGAATAGACGGTGTCGATGGCCACGCCGATGGCGACGGCCTCGCCGTGCCGCAGGGCGAAGCCGCTGAGCGGCTCCAGCTTGTGGGCCGACCAGTGGCCGAAGTCCAGGGGGCGGGCCTCCAGGGCCTCGAAGGGGTCGCCGCCCCGGGTGATGTGGTCCAGGTGCATCCGGACCGAGTCCCGGATGACGGGGCGGACGGCCTCGGGGTCGCGCCGGGCGATCCGGCGGGCGGTGCGGGCGATCCGGTCGAAGGCGATCGGGTCCTTCAGGAGCGAGACCTTGACCGCCTCGGAGAAGCCGGAGACGTAGTCGCGGTCGGGCAGGGTCTCGAGCAGGGCCTCGTCGTTGACCACCGCCCAGGGGACGGCGAAGGCGCCGAGCCAGTTCTTCTTGCCGAAGAGGTTGACCGCGTTCTTGACCCCGACCCCGGAGTCGGCCTGGGCCAGCGTGGTCGTCGGCAGCCGGACGAGGCGGATGCCCCGGTGGGCGATCGCCGCCGCGAAGCCGACGGCGTCCAGCACCGCCCCCCCGCCGACGACGACGACGTAGCTGCGGCGGTCGAGGTCGGCCTCGTTGAAGGACCGCAGCATCCCCTCCAGGCCCTGGGTGTCGTTCTTGATCGCCTCGCCGCCGGGGACGACGACCGGGTCGCCGACGGGCCGGATCCGGCCGGAGAGGCGCTCGGTGAACGCCCGGAGGTCGGCGAGCAGGCCGGGGCGGGCGTCGAGGACGTGGCCGTCGACCCAGAACTGGACCCGGGCCGGGCGGTCCCCGGAGGGTTCGAGCAGCTCGGCCAGCGTCTCGGAGTCGGCCCCCAGCACGTCCCGGGTGAAGCGGAGGCGATGGACGAAGGGGGCCGAGAACGGCTGGTCGAGCCGATCGAGGGGGTCGGACGGGTTCGTCATCGCTCGGCGCACTCCTGCGACCCGGCCGGGGGCCCCGAGGGGGGTCGGGGCGGGCCGAG carries:
- a CDS encoding ISAs1 family transposase, which translates into the protein MEAQPPLMELLQDIPDPRRRRGTRHPLPALLALAVVAMLAGMAGYEAIVQHGKQRGWDFLQQLGFTTRKGLCKATYSRVFRRIDAADFEARVAGWIRGRLGPDEAAEHIALDGKAARGSRDGAAPGAHLVAAYAPRARAVLARLRVDAKTNEHKAALELLGVLPLSGTVVTADAMFTRRDVCQAIVARGGDYVLPVKENQPTLARAIEAAFAGPPPGLSPPAGRPS
- a CDS encoding GIY-YIG nuclease family protein, translated to MLKKQDLETMIARLNKEQEAMRQELTELDRIRNIPNIIKKCKQLKARAEAKMKAAQVRADQLIAGAEERAATRMQELTREAEGMAAGAKESLRVTKAQSAALLEEAESKAKEITREARKEAKEKTRKVEETLALAVDYAAEIRMMADKRAEAIADKAYESLRLHDHYADTVQAYKNTVDGYLGTYAVPASHLLDELADEFGFHKAGERLKLARQRTRIMEESGEAADCNYPPGWKRDYAINFVLSAFNGKVDSILSRVKPSNQGKQIQEIKDVFSLVNHNGNVFKGARIHGEFLESRLDEYKWAVAIQRLKDKQREEQRAIREQVREEEKARKELERALKQARRDEELLSRALEQARLEFEHATIEEKGVYEARLNELSAKLADAEEKNRRAVSMAQQTKCGHVYIISNPGSFGGDVFKIGLTRRLEPMDRVRELGNASVPFGFDVHAMIYSEDAPALEASLHRKFLPMQVNKVNRRKEFFRVGIHAIKAALDEMGLQARWTLTAEAREYKETLTLENAMRDDPQLRSKWLEEQAALEQSAVLGDEEEDDSIIEEEGEVEALP
- a CDS encoding 3-dehydroquinate synthase, whose translation is MTNPSDPLDRLDQPFSAPFVHRLRFTRDVLGADSETLAELLEPSGDRPARVQFWVDGHVLDARPGLLADLRAFTERLSGRIRPVGDPVVVPGGEAIKNDTQGLEGMLRSFNEADLDRRSYVVVVGGGAVLDAVGFAAAIAHRGIRLVRLPTTTLAQADSGVGVKNAVNLFGKKNWLGAFAVPWAVVNDEALLETLPDRDYVSGFSEAVKVSLLKDPIAFDRIARTARRIARRDPEAVRPVIRDSVRMHLDHITRGGDPFEALEARPLDFGHWSAHKLEPLSGFALRHGEAVAIGVAIDTVYSSLVLGLDPGVADRVVRCLADLNLPLDDPSLDDTDHLFLGLEEFRQHLGGRLTLTMVPAVGRPVEVHEVDYEAMTRAIARVRTLARRLGTPRVPRLDPPPHPGGCARPSEEARLGLDRPGSVLWSGR
- a CDS encoding glucosamine-6-phosphate deaminase, with amino-acid sequence MPDPARTLESHGAPVLIFDDRSLACLAAADRIAATIRAATDARGKAVLGLATGGTPIPVYERLVGLHEADGLSLAGVTSFNLDEYYPMSPLDPRSYRSYMHRHLFSKVDLAPNRAHLPDGTVPESALEAYGEAYDRWIAAEGGLDLQLLGLGRNGHVGFNEPDGMAVDRALDLPTRPVSLHPTTIADAAKDFGGEEHVPRRALTMGTASILAARSILVLAFGLNKAEAVARSLSGPITAEVPGSLLRSAGDRVTWLLDPEAASDLR
- the trmB gene encoding tRNA (guanosine(46)-N7)-methyltransferase TrmB, which produces MPRRRSLVDTTGTFSLLDDLTPPLRWPEFFGDDRPVELEVGPGKGVFLAHAGAEQPGTNFVGVELAKKYAIISAARAVKAGLDNVRVVAGDAQKFLDDFVPDRSVEILHVYFPDPWWKKRHRKRRVVNARFVDRASKVVKLGGELRVMTDVEEYFREILDLLTPHPAFEPIDESRVESGDAWQLQTNFANKFRIEGRPFFGERYRVLEP
- a CDS encoding lysophospholipid acyltransferase family protein; amino-acid sequence: MKIQHPLLFSAVGSAGAWAIRRLVGSNRFHFRYEDPMANPEVARRLGTRYIYAFFHEVMLFPAYYWAWPEMQILISDHRDGEYITRVVKKLGFGVVRGSTTRGGARALKEMIARIDRGHLCVTPDGPRGPRRHVHQGMIYLSAKTGWPIVGAGMAFRRPWRAKSWDRFAVPGPGRPACCVVPPPVAVPADVDREGIEHYRREVELRMNRATDEAEAWVEHL
- a CDS encoding PIG-L deacetylase family protein translates to MQPDPHLSDNCTRWKPVYEDLLRIVLASGAHGQLVDLREPLRRVVKSDRPLVMMCPHPDDGAITAACLLHEFAVERGLPVIEVLVFAGERNVDAPWLNNQKKVTVREKEFRLECDVLGAEPVCWDLDAYRSPGYRPTAADLDKIVGWFDQRKPGALIIPPATDAHMAHRMTRCFAAIGLIGAGLSDALVLSGWTPWGPLPQPNAFFTYDEQAERTKEWAINCHASQVKLTDYTEFCNHLGRAYAALTREWSEGHRIAGGRSPRADEHAAGVELFRIEAFDPSRADLMASDPIQVALGILGGHLDPESVREVLPATA
- a CDS encoding Uma2 family endonuclease: MSTASPIAADLRPDDPEPFTEVVDGQLVELPPMGTESVWVVSRIQFRIAAFADEQTPGSVVSEMLFTLRKSPLLRRRPDVAFVSAGRWPLDRPIPRDNGWEVVPDLAVEVVSPTDPIEDVMDRVLDFLAAGSTRVWLVLPKPRQVYVYDSPTSIRVLGLDDELDAEPVLPGFRCPVASIFPPMAGPPA